One Deltaproteobacteria bacterium DNA window includes the following coding sequences:
- a CDS encoding AMP-binding protein, which yields MNVSHIIRRHVAEQPEKTAIIFGDRRISYAELDRLITRTADGLLKMGLIRGDVLSLFLPSLPELIIGYLGTVRAGLTVNVVNAMLREQEVAYILKDCRSRAVLVDDSRLPIIETVRPDLNSLEKIIVLGDPGGAHHTSFASILEQGSDNFLPEGTKGSDLCHLMYTSGTTGWPKGVMATHLNIWHNATEFGKVHFRPEDITMVATPIFHCWGLINGTFGTLSRGGTVITVERFYPEKTLDIIEHLRPTVFQGVPPMYNLLLKQPDLAGRDISSVVFCLSAATKMPESLIRQIEDTLKWRYAEAWGLTESSCVGTTAPYTETRMGSCGRGMDDARIKVVDDQGRSLPPGEQGELCVKGTCVTRGYLNRPEATAEVFDPDGWFHAGDIAVMDGDGYAYIVDRKKDMINVGGEKVFPSEVEDMMLAHPKIKDLVIVGVPDELKGEAPKAFIQLNEGETSTLEEIRDFCKLRMAPYKVPVAVEFVDEIPRSAAGKALRRLLRDKEWEGH from the coding sequence ATGAACGTGTCCCACATCATCCGGCGCCATGTAGCTGAGCAGCCTGAGAAGACAGCCATTATCTTTGGGGATCGCCGCATTTCCTACGCGGAGCTGGATCGTCTGATCACGCGGACCGCGGACGGTCTGCTGAAGATGGGATTGATTCGGGGAGATGTCCTGTCCCTCTTTCTGCCCAGCCTCCCGGAGCTGATCATCGGTTACCTGGGGACGGTCCGTGCGGGATTGACCGTGAACGTGGTGAATGCCATGCTGAGGGAGCAGGAGGTGGCCTACATCCTCAAGGACTGCCGAAGTCGAGCGGTCCTTGTGGACGATTCGCGTCTCCCCATCATCGAGACGGTGAGGCCGGATCTCAACTCCCTGGAGAAAATCATTGTTCTCGGGGATCCGGGAGGCGCACACCACACCTCCTTTGCATCGATTTTGGAGCAGGGCAGCGATAATTTTCTGCCTGAAGGGACCAAGGGGAGCGACCTCTGCCATCTCATGTACACATCGGGCACCACCGGTTGGCCCAAGGGCGTGATGGCGACCCACCTCAATATCTGGCACAATGCCACGGAATTCGGCAAGGTGCATTTCAGGCCGGAAGATATCACCATGGTGGCCACTCCCATCTTTCATTGCTGGGGCCTGATCAACGGGACCTTCGGAACCCTCTCAAGGGGCGGGACGGTGATTACGGTGGAGCGGTTTTACCCTGAAAAGACCCTGGATATTATTGAACACCTGCGGCCGACCGTGTTTCAGGGCGTACCGCCCATGTATAATCTCCTGCTCAAGCAGCCGGACCTAGCGGGCCGCGACATCTCGTCCGTGGTCTTCTGCCTCTCCGCGGCCACCAAGATGCCTGAAAGCCTCATCCGTCAGATAGAAGATACGCTCAAGTGGCGGTATGCCGAGGCGTGGGGGCTGACTGAGTCCTCCTGTGTGGGGACCACGGCCCCATATACCGAGACCCGGATGGGATCGTGCGGCCGGGGCATGGACGACGCCCGGATCAAGGTGGTGGATGATCAGGGGCGGTCCCTCCCTCCGGGTGAACAGGGGGAGCTGTGCGTGAAAGGGACCTGCGTGACCCGGGGGTATCTGAACCGGCCCGAGGCCACCGCAGAGGTCTTCGATCCGGACGGATGGTTTCATGCCGGGGATATCGCAGTGATGGACGGGGATGGATATGCCTATATTGTGGACCGGAAAAAGGATATGATCAATGTGGGCGGGGAGAAGGTGTTTCCCTCGGAAGTGGAGGACATGATGCTGGCCCATCCCAAGATCAAGGACCTGGTGATTGTGGGGGTCCCTGACGAACTTAAGGGGGAGGCCCCCAAGGCCTTTATCCAACTCAATGAGGGGGAGACCAGTACATTGGAGGAAATCCGGGACTTCTGTAAACTGCGGATGGCCCCGTACAAGGTCCCGGTCGCCGTGGAATTTGTGGACGAGATCCCCCGGTCCGCCGCAGGCAAGGCCCTTAGACGACTGCTGAGAGATAAAGAATGGGAAGGTCATTAG
- a CDS encoding dihydropteroate synthase — MHKEHIPLGVGFYPDWFYTQYGISFGREYYFDPEVRVTARMEIERRLYERFGDVGLGNPDPQPKPLITFGMVMLPSIFGCEIIYKDDALPWAMPLNLSEDEIMKLEVPDIFNSYPMTEMIRQIDYLKETYGKVVGDINTTGVQNLALKIRGDQLYIDFFENPALCRHLLGICAECMIRLFEFNRKTTGTGAVDVTPMCDPRLCVLPNCTAEQISLETYEDHVLEYDNQVADTCYPVGIHHCGSVDQVLDGYAKVHHLEFIEIGFGSDVKRTREVFGPKVAVNARISPVLMKNGTPEEVAAEVRRLIDHGAPLENFSIDTVGLTYGTPDENVRTALKTAAEYGKIDGKGSSAGRQRFFFGPEKGLLPVETSVSSATKTVTIGSSRSLVLIGERINPTGRSRLARSLEEGNLDLVRSEALRQVAEGADILDVNVGVSGIDEPDMLKKAVLAIQEVTDVPLCIDSALPEALAAGLAVYKGKALVNSVNGETHKLERVLPLVKAYGAAVIGLTMDDSGIPRSAEKRLEIAGWIVKSAEQEGIPREDVIIDPLAMAISADDQAGLETLKAIRLIRDELGVNLTLGLSNISFGLPERASINAVFLGMAVLSGLTCPIVDPTVWEMRRATLLTDMLLGRDPFCMTYLAAGKRRGTGDAVAPGPGDTAREDGDLGRIKDAVIAGKRKVAVEHTQNALDQGADPQEIINNYLIPALNTVGERFEKKKIFVPEMMMAAKSMQACVDLVTPLLKKEASSEGLGTIVLGTVFGDLHDIGKNLTRLLLETSGFRVIDLGENVPSARFVEAAREHKAHIVGLSSLLTTGDPHVEETIQAIKNSDLRDRVKVICGGAALTLKFVEACGADAHARDAADGIKKIKGLLGIEE, encoded by the coding sequence ATGCACAAAGAACACATCCCCCTAGGGGTCGGCTTTTATCCCGACTGGTTTTACACCCAGTACGGCATCTCCTTTGGCAGGGAATACTACTTCGACCCGGAGGTCCGGGTAACGGCACGGATGGAGATCGAGAGGCGGCTTTATGAAAGGTTCGGCGACGTGGGACTCGGCAACCCTGATCCCCAGCCGAAGCCCTTGATCACCTTCGGCATGGTGATGCTCCCCTCTATCTTCGGCTGCGAAATCATCTACAAGGACGACGCCCTCCCCTGGGCCATGCCCCTCAATCTGTCCGAGGACGAGATCATGAAGCTGGAGGTCCCGGATATCTTCAATTCCTATCCCATGACCGAGATGATCCGGCAGATCGACTATCTTAAAGAGACATACGGAAAGGTCGTGGGCGACATCAATACCACGGGCGTCCAGAATCTGGCCCTCAAGATCAGGGGGGATCAGCTTTATATCGACTTCTTTGAAAATCCCGCACTCTGCCGTCACCTCCTCGGCATCTGCGCCGAGTGCATGATCCGGCTCTTTGAGTTCAACCGTAAGACCACCGGGACCGGGGCCGTGGACGTGACCCCCATGTGCGACCCGAGGCTCTGCGTCCTCCCCAACTGCACGGCAGAGCAGATCTCCCTGGAGACCTATGAGGATCATGTCCTGGAATACGACAATCAGGTGGCCGATACCTGTTATCCGGTGGGAATCCATCATTGCGGGTCCGTGGACCAGGTGCTGGACGGTTACGCCAAGGTCCACCATCTGGAATTCATTGAGATCGGATTCGGGTCGGATGTCAAACGGACCCGGGAGGTGTTCGGCCCCAAAGTGGCTGTCAATGCCCGCATAAGCCCCGTGCTGATGAAAAACGGCACCCCGGAAGAGGTGGCCGCAGAGGTGCGGCGTCTGATCGACCATGGCGCCCCCCTCGAGAATTTCTCCATCGACACGGTCGGGTTGACCTATGGCACCCCCGACGAAAACGTCCGGACAGCCCTCAAGACCGCGGCCGAATACGGGAAAATCGATGGAAAGGGATCTTCTGCCGGTAGACAGCGGTTCTTTTTCGGTCCGGAGAAAGGCCTTCTCCCCGTGGAAACCAGTGTGAGCAGCGCCACAAAAACGGTAACCATAGGGTCCTCCCGGTCCCTGGTCCTCATCGGAGAGCGGATCAATCCCACGGGCCGGAGCCGACTCGCCCGGTCCCTGGAGGAGGGAAATCTCGACCTGGTACGATCCGAGGCCCTCAGGCAGGTGGCTGAAGGCGCGGATATATTGGACGTCAATGTGGGAGTATCCGGAATCGACGAACCGGACATGCTGAAAAAGGCGGTGCTGGCGATCCAAGAGGTCACCGATGTCCCCCTCTGTATCGATTCGGCCCTCCCCGAGGCCCTGGCAGCGGGTCTGGCCGTCTACAAGGGAAAGGCGCTGGTCAATTCGGTCAACGGTGAAACCCATAAACTTGAACGGGTCCTCCCCCTGGTGAAGGCGTATGGCGCTGCCGTCATCGGGCTCACCATGGACGACAGCGGAATCCCGCGATCCGCGGAAAAGCGACTTGAAATCGCCGGGTGGATCGTAAAAAGCGCGGAGCAGGAAGGCATCCCGAGGGAAGATGTCATCATCGATCCTTTGGCCATGGCCATCAGCGCCGATGATCAGGCCGGCCTGGAGACCCTCAAAGCCATCCGGCTCATACGGGATGAACTGGGCGTCAACCTGACGCTGGGACTCTCCAATATCTCCTTCGGGCTCCCTGAACGGGCATCCATCAATGCCGTCTTTCTGGGAATGGCCGTTTTAAGCGGCCTGACCTGTCCAATTGTCGATCCCACCGTGTGGGAAATGCGCCGGGCCACGCTCCTCACAGACATGCTTCTGGGCAGGGATCCGTTCTGCATGACATATCTGGCCGCAGGAAAAAGACGGGGAACAGGCGATGCCGTTGCGCCCGGACCGGGTGACACGGCCCGTGAGGATGGAGATCTGGGGCGGATCAAGGACGCCGTAATCGCCGGGAAACGAAAGGTGGCCGTCGAACATACCCAAAATGCCTTGGACCAGGGCGCGGACCCCCAGGAAATCATCAACAATTACCTGATTCCGGCCCTCAATACGGTGGGAGAGCGCTTTGAGAAGAAGAAAATTTTCGTTCCCGAGATGATGATGGCCGCCAAGTCCATGCAGGCCTGCGTGGACCTGGTCACGCCCCTTTTGAAAAAAGAGGCGTCTTCAGAGGGACTTGGAACGATTGTCCTGGGAACGGTTTTCGGGGATCTCCATGATATCGGAAAAAATCTGACCAGACTCCTGCTGGAAACCTCCGGATTCCGAGTCATCGACCTGGGAGAAAACGTCCCCTCTGCCAGGTTTGTGGAGGCGGCCAGGGAACACAAGGCCCACATTGTCGGGTTGTCATCGCTGCTCACCACCGGCGACCCCCATGTGGAAGAGACCATTCAGGCGATCAAAAACAGCGACCTGAGGGACAGGGTCAAGGTGATCTGCGGAGGCGCCGCACTCACTCTAAAATTCGTAGAGGCCTGCGGCGCAGACGCCCACGCCAGGGACGCGGCCGACGGCATCAAGAAGATCAAGGGACTGTTGGGAATTGAAGAATGA
- a CDS encoding ASKHA domain-containing protein, with protein sequence MLPIIFHPFEKESEPDGELSLLELARKVEIPLEAPCGGKGICGKCRVIVESSDGPLPPPSDREQEVLGGLLRKGYRLACETIPVHGGSVLIPEESRMRRQIILTSETRHAYPVRLRPGVTSCYVEPPPPVMDAPLADRERFLLAMEKAYEIRSPKMDISVLRKLPHALRSDSKGVTAILLDGKEIIDLRPGREERLYGVAFDVGTTTVVAFLIDLISGEKAAVTPAMNPQIAMGDDVITRISFCQEAGGLEKLRGAIVACLNTLIEEGAAEAGIDPGRIVEATLVGNTAMHHLVLGLDPTYLSMAPYPPVLQGGQTCKAGDLGLKIGASAYVHLLPLKAGFVGSDTVACILATGLHRRKSPALLIDLGTNGEIVFGNRDRMLCCSTAAGPAFEGGHIRWGMRASPGAIERVRIDPDTLEVTWATIANERPSGLCGSGIISAAAEMIRAGIILGRGNLDETLQSPRLRNGEDGREFVLAWASETATGQDIVFTQKDVAELQMAKSAVHAGAVLLMEQYGHIPADQILLAGACGNYVDPRDACTVDLFPGSLTAEVVGVGNAAGHGACLALLDKRKRQEAERIAAKAEYIELAAAARFQELFVSGMFFTSAIDFEDEF encoded by the coding sequence ATGCTCCCCATCATCTTCCACCCTTTTGAAAAAGAGAGCGAACCGGACGGCGAGTTGAGCCTTCTCGAGCTGGCCCGCAAAGTGGAAATCCCTCTGGAAGCCCCCTGCGGCGGCAAGGGGATATGCGGCAAGTGCAGGGTGATCGTGGAGAGTTCGGACGGACCGCTGCCCCCGCCTTCGGATCGTGAACAGGAGGTCCTCGGAGGTCTTCTCCGGAAGGGGTATCGACTGGCCTGTGAGACAATCCCGGTCCATGGGGGGTCTGTCCTGATCCCTGAAGAAAGCCGGATGAGGCGCCAGATCATTCTGACCTCCGAGACCCGGCACGCCTATCCTGTGAGGCTGCGACCCGGCGTGACCTCCTGTTATGTTGAGCCCCCCCCTCCGGTCATGGACGCTCCCCTGGCCGATCGTGAACGATTCCTTCTGGCCATGGAAAAGGCCTATGAAATCCGTTCGCCCAAAATGGATATCTCCGTATTGAGAAAGCTCCCCCATGCCCTTCGATCCGATTCAAAGGGGGTCACTGCGATCCTCCTGGATGGAAAAGAGATCATAGACCTTCGTCCCGGAAGAGAGGAGCGCCTTTATGGCGTGGCCTTTGATGTGGGCACCACCACGGTGGTTGCCTTTCTCATCGACCTGATCTCAGGGGAAAAGGCGGCGGTTACGCCTGCCATGAACCCCCAGATCGCCATGGGGGATGATGTCATCACCCGCATATCTTTCTGCCAGGAGGCCGGGGGCCTGGAAAAGCTTCGTGGCGCCATTGTTGCGTGTCTCAACACCCTGATTGAAGAGGGGGCGGCTGAGGCGGGAATCGATCCCGGCCGGATCGTTGAAGCGACTCTCGTGGGAAACACGGCCATGCACCATCTCGTCTTGGGTCTGGATCCGACATACCTCTCCATGGCGCCCTATCCCCCGGTGCTTCAGGGCGGCCAGACCTGTAAGGCCGGGGATTTGGGTCTCAAGATCGGGGCCTCGGCCTATGTCCATCTTCTCCCGCTCAAGGCCGGATTCGTGGGGAGCGATACCGTTGCATGCATCCTGGCCACCGGTCTTCACAGACGAAAGTCCCCCGCCCTTCTCATCGACCTGGGCACCAATGGTGAAATCGTCTTCGGGAATCGCGACCGGATGCTCTGCTGCTCCACTGCTGCGGGTCCGGCATTTGAAGGGGGCCATATCCGATGGGGGATGCGGGCCTCGCCCGGGGCCATTGAACGTGTCCGGATCGATCCGGACACCCTGGAAGTGACGTGGGCAACGATTGCAAACGAGAGACCTTCAGGCCTGTGCGGCTCGGGCATCATATCCGCGGCAGCCGAAATGATCCGGGCCGGGATTATTCTGGGGAGAGGAAATCTCGACGAAACGCTTCAGTCCCCCCGCCTGCGGAACGGGGAAGACGGTCGGGAGTTTGTATTGGCCTGGGCATCGGAGACAGCAACCGGGCAGGATATCGTGTTCACTCAGAAGGATGTGGCGGAACTCCAGATGGCCAAGTCTGCAGTGCATGCGGGGGCCGTCCTCCTTATGGAGCAATATGGACACATCCCCGCCGATCAGATCCTCCTGGCCGGCGCCTGCGGCAACTATGTGGACCCTCGCGATGCCTGCACCGTCGATCTTTTTCCGGGCAGTCTCACGGCGGAAGTCGTGGGAGTGGGGAACGCGGCCGGGCACGGGGCCTGCCTCGCCCTCCTGGACAAAAGGAAGAGACAAGAGGCCGAGCGAATCGCCGCAAAAGCGGAATATATTGAGTTGGCCGCCGCGGCCCGGTTTCAGGAGTTATTCGTATCCGGTATGTTTTTCACGTCGGCCATAGATTTTGAGGATGAGTTCTGA
- a CDS encoding histidinol-phosphatase HisJ family protein, which yields MPDYHIHTGLCGHADGEVSEYCSAARKKQLPEICFTDHAPNPDGYDPAHRMRLDQFPLYRDAITEWRDHDVLRVVFGVEADYYEGCERFLGSWLPAQEFDFVLGSVHFIDGWGFDNPEERHIWDSVDVTATWRKYFEAMRRLVDTRLFDAVGHMDLPKKFGYRPSDKDLKEMVQPVLDRMAEAGMGMELNTSGLRKPVGEIYPSSMIVSLARERDIPICFGSDAHSPSEIGTDFIPALKLARAEGYGDYFRICQRKKERVALPAI from the coding sequence TTGCCGGACTACCACATCCATACCGGCCTGTGCGGGCACGCAGATGGAGAGGTCAGCGAGTATTGCTCAGCGGCCAGGAAAAAACAACTCCCGGAGATCTGTTTTACGGACCACGCCCCGAATCCCGATGGGTATGATCCTGCACATCGAATGCGATTGGATCAGTTTCCGTTATATAGAGACGCAATCACGGAATGGAGGGATCACGATGTACTAAGAGTTGTGTTCGGTGTGGAAGCGGATTATTATGAAGGGTGTGAGCGATTTCTCGGCTCGTGGCTTCCCGCCCAGGAGTTCGATTTTGTGCTGGGGTCGGTGCATTTCATTGATGGATGGGGGTTTGACAATCCCGAAGAACGGCATATATGGGATTCGGTGGATGTTACGGCTACCTGGAGAAAGTACTTTGAGGCCATGAGGAGGCTTGTGGACACCCGTCTTTTTGATGCGGTAGGTCATATGGACCTCCCCAAAAAATTCGGGTATCGGCCTTCTGACAAGGATTTAAAGGAGATGGTTCAGCCGGTTCTGGATCGTATGGCAGAGGCCGGGATGGGGATGGAACTGAATACGTCGGGGCTCCGAAAACCCGTGGGGGAGATCTACCCATCGTCTATGATCGTCTCCCTGGCACGCGAGAGAGATATCCCCATATGCTTTGGGTCCGATGCCCACTCTCCGTCGGAGATCGGAACGGATTTTATCCCGGCCCTGAAACTGGCCCGGGCTGAAGGATATGGGGATTATTTCAGGATTTGCCAACGAAAAAAAGAACGGGTTGCCTTACCCGCGATCTGA
- a CDS encoding AEC family transporter: protein MHVVQTIGPVFIVILLGWVLRWRMFIPSGLIAPLNRLVYYLAIPAMIFSEVARSSFALYFDPLLLAATLCPLFMVFLIALVAGKAWSLDRHKKGTFIQSSLHGNLGYIGLAVCYYLLGQKGFTSASILAGFLMLLQNLLSVLSYQLFAGEMGQGRRLWFFIRKIGGNPVILSALTGMLFSLLKIPIPETINRCLEIISGMALPSALLVIGASLSFSLIKSHIRLVLAAGLLKLLALPAFGVLIYSLAGIPSDRFLPGLILLAAPTATIAFVMAVEMHGSTDLATAAISMSTLLSALTFVLWLWQFG from the coding sequence CTGCATGTGGTCCAAACGATCGGTCCTGTCTTTATTGTGATCCTCCTGGGCTGGGTTCTCCGTTGGCGTATGTTCATTCCATCCGGTCTGATCGCGCCGCTGAACCGCCTGGTCTATTATCTGGCCATCCCTGCCATGATCTTCAGCGAGGTCGCAAGGTCATCATTCGCGCTCTATTTTGATCCACTGCTGCTGGCTGCCACACTATGCCCCCTGTTTATGGTGTTCCTGATCGCCCTGGTCGCAGGCAAGGCATGGTCTCTGGATCGTCACAAAAAAGGCACCTTTATTCAATCTTCCCTCCATGGCAATCTGGGTTACATCGGTCTGGCGGTATGTTATTATCTCTTGGGCCAAAAGGGCTTCACAAGCGCCAGCATACTGGCCGGGTTTCTGATGTTGCTGCAAAATCTCCTATCGGTCCTCAGTTACCAGTTGTTTGCCGGAGAGATGGGACAGGGGCGGCGGCTCTGGTTTTTCATCCGGAAGATCGGAGGGAATCCGGTCATATTGTCGGCCCTTACCGGCATGCTCTTCTCGCTCCTGAAGATACCGATTCCAGAGACCATTAACAGGTGCCTTGAGATCATCAGCGGCATGGCACTCCCGTCAGCCCTCCTGGTCATAGGGGCATCCCTCTCTTTCAGCCTGATAAAGTCCCACATCCGGCTGGTCCTGGCGGCAGGTCTGTTGAAGCTCCTGGCGCTTCCGGCCTTCGGCGTGCTGATCTACAGCCTGGCAGGTATCCCGTCGGACCGGTTCCTCCCCGGCCTGATCCTCCTGGCGGCCCCCACTGCGACCATCGCCTTTGTAATGGCAGTCGAAATGCACGGTTCAACCGATCTGGCCACCGCGGCCATATCCATGAGCACCCTCCTTTCTGCCTTGACTTTCGTTTTATGGCTGTGGCAGTTTGGCTGA
- a CDS encoding TonB family protein — protein sequence MKRFLLAAALALILHGLFFGLGPNLLSTPTPATPRPLTVTFASRVEKESGPGPELEHPVPSPDRVEIGPEKDKEKPVVEQNRLEEIPKPPKEVVPPRKEAPSKPRQEVKREVRAARKEVVKSPQKRLPPKKKQRPPKPPPAKAHPQPKEKPRLETTPEPAADGTGVTTVVPMEGRAAERKGPQPNVPHIPAPVTAETGEKTASLPSTRKTSKATPAYRENPRPEYPRIAKRRGYEGTVVLEVLVNSGGKVDELRILESSGYRILDRSALKSVRDWVFEPGSVGDRKVAMWVKVPVRFELKQR from the coding sequence GTGAAACGGTTCCTGTTGGCAGCAGCGCTGGCCCTGATCCTGCATGGGCTGTTTTTTGGTTTGGGTCCGAACCTGTTGAGCACCCCAACGCCTGCAACGCCTCGGCCTCTCACCGTCACCTTTGCATCCAGGGTGGAGAAAGAATCGGGACCAGGGCCGGAACTCGAGCATCCTGTCCCCTCGCCGGACAGGGTTGAGATCGGCCCGGAAAAAGACAAGGAAAAACCGGTTGTCGAGCAGAACCGTCTTGAAGAAATTCCAAAGCCTCCCAAGGAGGTTGTGCCGCCAAGGAAAGAGGCCCCTTCCAAACCTCGTCAGGAAGTCAAGAGGGAGGTGAGGGCCGCCCGAAAAGAGGTGGTGAAATCTCCGCAGAAAAGGCTGCCCCCGAAGAAAAAACAGAGACCCCCAAAGCCCCCCCCTGCCAAGGCGCACCCTCAACCAAAAGAGAAGCCCCGGCTGGAGACGACCCCGGAGCCGGCTGCTGATGGCACCGGTGTGACCACCGTTGTACCGATGGAAGGGCGAGCAGCCGAGCGGAAGGGACCTCAACCGAATGTCCCCCATATCCCCGCCCCTGTCACTGCTGAAACCGGAGAGAAGACGGCCTCCCTCCCGTCAACCCGGAAAACGAGCAAAGCAACGCCCGCCTACCGGGAGAATCCCCGGCCCGAATATCCGAGAATAGCCAAACGAAGGGGATACGAGGGCACCGTGGTATTGGAGGTGCTGGTCAACAGCGGCGGAAAGGTGGACGAACTGCGTATCCTGGAATCCAGCGGATATCGTATCCTGGACCGGTCTGCGCTGAAATCTGTGAGAGACTGGGTGTTCGAACCCGGGAGCGTCGGCGATCGGAAGGTGGCCATGTGGGTTAAGGTCCCGGTGCGTTTTGAGTTGAAACAACGGTAG
- a CDS encoding biopolymer transporter ExbD, which produces MKVAFEKVPKARIEMLPLIDIVFLLLVFFIYAMLSMAVHRALPVTLPESTTAGIDKAAFLSITVKSDGAVYLDEESVPLELLAEKLKRSAPAEDDPAVLLFADRNLSYQYLFKVLDQIRTAGLTRISLQAEADE; this is translated from the coding sequence ATGAAGGTAGCATTTGAAAAGGTGCCAAAGGCCCGGATTGAGATGCTTCCCCTTATTGATATTGTTTTTCTCCTCCTGGTATTCTTTATTTATGCCATGCTCTCCATGGCCGTGCATCGGGCCTTGCCGGTGACACTCCCCGAATCCACCACTGCCGGGATTGACAAGGCTGCCTTTCTCTCCATAACCGTGAAATCGGACGGCGCGGTTTACCTGGACGAGGAATCGGTCCCTTTGGAATTACTTGCAGAGAAATTGAAGAGAAGCGCCCCGGCCGAGGACGATCCTGCAGTGCTCCTTTTTGCTGATCGAAATCTGTCTTATCAATACCTGTTCAAGGTTCTGGATCAGATCCGGACGGCAGGCCTGACACGGATTTCTCTGCAGGCGGAGGCCGATGAGTAA
- a CDS encoding MotA/TolQ/ExbB proton channel family protein — protein MIEIIEKGGPVMYPLLACSVIALTVIIERLFFWIREDVRRNPSLVDDVLELCRQGEWEKVREKVSGSKDYVIRILVTGILHREFSMVKAMESAGAEKVKEMRQYMAVLDTMITVAPLLGIFGTVIGIITSFDLLGASGIENPQAVTAGIAQALITTAAGLGIAILSVFPYNYFNSRVENAVLAIEKYGTSLEIVFEKLTQRLNESEGATHEGSI, from the coding sequence ATGATAGAGATAATTGAAAAAGGCGGCCCGGTCATGTATCCGCTCCTGGCCTGCTCCGTGATCGCCCTGACCGTGATTATCGAACGGCTGTTCTTTTGGATCCGGGAAGACGTGCGGCGCAACCCCTCCCTGGTGGACGATGTCCTGGAGCTGTGCCGGCAGGGGGAGTGGGAGAAGGTCAGGGAGAAGGTGTCGGGCTCAAAGGATTATGTGATCCGGATTCTGGTGACCGGGATCCTCCACCGGGAATTCTCCATGGTAAAGGCGATGGAATCGGCCGGGGCTGAAAAGGTAAAGGAGATGCGTCAGTACATGGCCGTGCTGGATACCATGATCACCGTTGCACCGCTCCTGGGAATATTCGGGACGGTTATCGGGATTATCACCTCGTTCGATCTATTGGGGGCGAGCGGGATTGAGAATCCCCAGGCCGTGACTGCCGGAATCGCCCAGGCCCTGATTACCACGGCCGCCGGACTGGGAATCGCCATCCTCTCCGTCTTCCCGTACAACTATTTTAATTCCCGTGTGGAAAACGCTGTTCTGGCCATTGAAAAATATGGGACCAGCCTGGAAATCGTGTTTGAAAAACTCACCCAGCGACTGAACGAATCGGAAGGGGCCACCCATGAAGGTAGCATTTGA
- a CDS encoding KpsF/GutQ family sugar-phosphate isomerase, translating into MIIEQAKEVLKIEAQSILELTERIGPEFERAVDIIVHAKGRVILTGMGKSGLVGRKISATLNSTGTSSLFLHPAEAIHGDLGMVTADDVILAISNSGHTSEISRILPILKSMGAKVILFTGCLDSFMACESDVVIDVGVEREACPLGLAPTASTTSALAMGDALAVVLLNQRRFNQEDFRRFHPGGSLGERLSYPVKEVMLTDAHIPMVLLGATVEQAIQEIDAKKIGATLVCGKDRRLEGMISDGDLRRALLSRKEIHQLKVEDIMSPSPKTINENDTSIEALGLMEAHGITHLVVTDERTRVKGIIHLHDLLGREGFRINGGLNRAARTHR; encoded by the coding sequence GTGATTATTGAACAGGCAAAAGAGGTCTTAAAGATCGAGGCCCAGAGCATTCTGGAATTGACAGAGCGGATCGGGCCTGAATTTGAACGGGCCGTGGACATCATTGTGCACGCCAAAGGAAGGGTCATCCTGACGGGCATGGGAAAATCAGGACTCGTGGGGAGGAAGATCTCCGCCACCCTCAACAGCACCGGCACATCGTCCCTCTTCCTCCACCCGGCCGAGGCCATCCACGGAGACCTCGGCATGGTAACGGCCGACGACGTCATCCTGGCCATCTCCAACAGCGGGCACACCTCTGAGATCAGCCGGATTCTCCCCATCCTGAAGAGCATGGGGGCAAAGGTCATCCTCTTCACGGGCTGCCTGGATTCATTTATGGCCTGTGAAAGCGATGTGGTCATCGACGTGGGGGTGGAAAGGGAGGCCTGTCCTCTCGGTCTCGCACCCACCGCCAGCACCACTTCCGCCCTTGCCATGGGGGATGCCCTGGCCGTGGTCCTCCTCAATCAGCGGCGATTTAATCAGGAGGATTTCAGGCGGTTTCACCCGGGTGGCAGCCTGGGAGAGCGGCTGTCCTACCCGGTAAAAGAGGTGATGCTGACCGATGCCCACATTCCGATGGTCTTGTTAGGTGCCACTGTCGAACAGGCCATCCAGGAAATCGATGCCAAAAAAATCGGCGCCACCCTGGTCTGCGGAAAAGACCGGCGGCTCGAGGGGATGATCAGCGATGGCGACCTGAGGCGGGCCCTCCTCAGCAGAAAAGAGATCCATCAGCTCAAAGTGGAAGACATCATGTCCCCATCGCCCAAGACCATCAATGAAAATGACACCTCCATAGAGGCCCTGGGCCTGATGGAGGCCCACGGCATCACCCATCTGGTGGTGACCGATGAACGCACCCGGGTGAAAGGGATCATCCATCTTCATGACCTTCTGGGAAGGGAGGGATTCAGAATCAATGGAGGCCTTAACCGCGCCGCGCGGACTCATCGTTGA